One Manihot esculenta cultivar AM560-2 chromosome 18, M.esculenta_v8, whole genome shotgun sequence genomic window carries:
- the LOC110607977 gene encoding uncharacterized protein LOC110607977: MKIDKSPGLDGFNPGFFQQYWDIIGDDVSSFCIECLHSGSIPLKLNETALVLIPKKFVPERMSDLRPIALCNVVYKIITKMIVNRLKSLLPTIISKSQSAFIAGRSIQDNIILAFEALHGFKVHQRKKEFSGALKMDISKAYDRLEWGFIRDMLLRLGFEQQWVALLFSCISTVRYWILHDSKELGPIVPTRGLRQGDPLSPYLFILCVEGLSRLLQNCISSGSLHGYRVSQGGPQISHLFFADDSLIFFRASVQEALELKRILRMYENASGQVINLQKSSISFSRYTPVALRDSVCSVLQVEEKLDFENYLGLPSHVGNNKREVFSFVKDRLWKRLNSWKHWALSQAGKEVLLKTVLQALPNYVMSLFLLPRTLCDELQRMMTRYWWSKGADQNRGIHWLGWHRMAKHKSDRGLGFKILHKFNLAMHGKQGWHIINRPQSLVARVLKARYFSTQSFFEAPLGSNPSFLWRSIWETRGLIRAGAYWRIGNGQSVLVWGQPWLRELPESLVSITPPLNCARVVVSDLIINHRWNESLIAQMFNERDRSCILNIPLSLSSCSDTWCWKFEPKGHYSVKSAYRFLVDGFRHREGSEIWKRFWKAKVPPKVLNFCWRALVNVVPCLSSLQSKRVPVDPSCPLCHVAPENVLHILIQCPFARSCWISSPLGWPAPSASSLNEWFSLAFSSASVENASLMLMILWALWQNRNNVVWNGQGQTASGVFFMALNFLHHWRAAQVVSSVSTIVDLARPIWSPPPHGWIKANIDTSLSLQRGSYQMFAAILRFFIFERDSYSRNLEHKDSFATSFPFILPMMISVSFFLFNMNMNISYSLFANMTSSRNKFAEVVRSARKGKAIVGATGPPTKRARPTEGVIILPSLSAQPIAEEPTPLQLESSALGNSASAPASKLSAAVPTPSEHAFVNVEVESL; encoded by the exons ATGAAAATTGATAAATCCCCTGGGCTAGATGGTTTCAATCCTGGTTTTTTCCAGCAGTATTGGGATATTATAGGAGATGATGTATCTAGTTTTTGCATTGAGTGCCTGCATTCTGGGTCTATTCCTCTGAAGTTGAATGAGACGGCTTTAGTTTTGATTCCAAAGAAGTTTGTGCCTGAGCGAATGAGCGACTTGCGTCCTATAGCCCTCTGCAATGTGGTCTATAAGATCATCACTAAGATGATAGTTAATCGGCTTAAGTCCCTTCTGCCCACCATCATCTCGAAGAGTCAGAGTGCTTTTATTGCTGGTCGAAGTATTCAGGATAATATAATCTTAGCTTTTGAGGCCTTGCATGGTTTTAAAGTGCATCAAAGGAAAAAAGAGTTTTCTGGGGCCCTCAAAATGGATATCAGCAAGGCCTATGATAGACTTGAGTGGGGTTTCATTCGAGATATGCTTCTTCGGCTGGGTTTTGAGCAACAATGGGTTGCTTTGCTGTTCTCTTGTATCTCCACTGTTCGTTATTGGATCCTGCATGATAGCAAGGAGTTAGGCCCTATTGTTCCTACAAGGGGATTGAGGCAAGGAGACCCCTTATCGCCGTACTTGTTTATTCTTTGTGTTGAGGGGCTTTCCCGTCTCCTGCAAAATTGTATAAGCAGTGGAAGCCTTCATGGGTATAGGGTTTCTCAGGGTGGCCCGCAGATTTCTCACCTTTTTTTCGCAGATGATAGCTTGATCTTCTTCCGAGCAAGTGTTCAGGAGGCTTTGGAACTCAAGCGTATCCTTCGCATGTATGAAAATGCGTCTGGACAGGTGATAAACCTTCAGAAATCATCTATCTCCTTTAGTAGGTACACTCCTGTGGCTCTTCGGGACTCTGTATGCTCAGTACTTCAGGTTGAGGAGAAACtagattttgaaaattatttaggACTTCCTTCTCATGTTGGGAATAATAAGAGGGAAGTGTTCAGTTTTGTTAAGGATAGATTGTGGAAAAGGCTGAATTCTTGGAAGCATTGGGCACTGTCTCAAGCAGGTAAGGAGGTTCTCTTGAAAACAGTCCTCCAAGCTTTGCCAAACTATGTGATGAGCTTATTTTTACTTCCTCGGACTCTTTGTGATGAACTGCAACGCATGATGACTAGATATTGGTGGAGTAAGGGGGCGGATCAAAATCGGGGTATTCATTGGTTGGGTTGGCACAGAatggcaaagcacaaatctgaTCGCGGGCTAGGTTTCAAAATTCTTCATAAGTTTAACTTGGCCATGCATGGGAAGCAGGGCTGGCACATTATCAACAGGCCTCAATCCTTAGTGGCTCGTGTCCTTAAGGCCCGCTATTTTTCGACACAATCTTTCTTTGAAGCTCCTTTGGGAAGTAACCCTAGTTTTTTGTGGCGCAGCATATGGGAAACTCGGGGTCTGATTCGAGCTGGGGCTTACTGGAGGATTGGGAATGGTCAATCAGTTTTAGTCTGGGGGCAACCCTGGTTGAGAGAGCTGCCTGAGTCTCTGGTTTCCATAACCCCTCCTTTGAACTGTGCTAGAGTTGTTGTTTCAGATCTCATAATTAACCACAGATGGAACGAGAGTTTAATTGCACAGATGTTCAACGAAAGAGATAGAAGTTGTATTTTGAACATCCCTCTTAGTCTTTCATCGTGTTCTGATACATGGTGCTGGAAATTCGAGCCCAAAGGTCACTATTCGGTTAAGAGTGCATATAGGTTCCTGGTTGATGGCTTTCGACATAGGGAAGGGAGCGAGATATGGAAACGGTTCTGGAAAGCTAAAGTTCCCCCAAAAGTGCTCAATTTCTGCTGGCGGGCTCTAGTTAATGTTGTCCCTTGCCTCTCGTCACTTCAGTCCAAGAGAGTCCCAGTTGATCCTTCATGCCCGCTGTGTCATGTAGCCCCTGAGAATGTCTTGCATATTCTGATTCAGTGCCCTTTTGCCCGCAGCTGCTGGATAAGCTCGCCGTTGGGTTGGCCTGCGCCTTCTGCATCTTCTTTAAATGAGTGGTTTTCTTTAGCCTTCTCTTCTGCTTCTGTGGAAAATGCCTCCCTTATGCTAATGATCTTATGGGCTTTGTGGCAAAATAGGAACAATGTTGTATGGAATGGCCAGGGTCAGACTGCGagtggtgtgttcttcatggcTCTAAATTTTTTACACCACTGGAGAGCAGCCCAGGTCGTGTCCTCAGTAAGCACCATTGTCGACCTGGCTCGCCCGATCTGGTCTCCTCCGCCGCACGGTTGGATTAAGGCGAACATTGACACCTCTTTAAGCTTGCAACGAGGTTCG TATCAGATGTTCGCCGCTATTCTTCGATTTTTCATATTCGAAAGAGATAGCTATTCTCGAAATCTGGAACAC AAAGACTCGTTTGCAACTTCTTTTCCATTTATACTTCCTATGATGATTTCTGTTTCCTTTTTTCTCTTCAATATGAACATGAACATTTCTTATTCTCTTTTTGCAAATATGACTAGTTCAAGGAATAAATTTGCTGAAGTGGTGCGTTCTGCCCGCAAAGGTAAGGCTATTGTAGGGGCTACTGGTCCCCCTACTAAGCGTGCTCGCCCAACAGAGGGAGTGATCATACTTCCTTCTCTCTCAGCCCAACCTATAGCAGAAGAGCCGACCCCTTTACAGCTTGAATCTTCTGCCTTGGGCAACTCTGCTTCTGCCCCAGCTTCTAAGCTTTCTGCTGCTGTCCCCACTCCTTCTGAGCATGCTTTTGTGAATGTGGAGGTTGAATCTTTATAG